Proteins encoded within one genomic window of Rickettsiales bacterium:
- a CDS encoding IS1595 family transposase, whose amino-acid sequence QAKRHLRKFNGVPKEHFNLFLKECEWRFNMGTPSDLLADLKKLLKEHY is encoded by the coding sequence ATCAGGCAAAACGCCATCTTCGCAAGTTCAATGGCGTACCAAAAGAGCATTTTAATCTGTTCTTGAAAGAATGTGAGTGGAGGTTTAATATGGGCACACCAAGTGACTTACTGGCAGACCTGAAAAAGTTGCTCAAAGAACATTATTAG
- a CDS encoding ubiquinol-cytochrome C chaperone family protein — MSSSSFLSTLKHIAQFFLPDAREQAMLIYGELHEQARDPWFYETANVPDTLDGRFEMLILHIFLWINRMKQENNYVQAYEPVTKQLLEVLFDDMDTVLRELGVGDTGVSRRIKAMGQALYGRVEAYEDALESKEAIHEAIQKNVYAGKGDADDINLLQLYLGHITDHLNHYDAARLAEGSLELPSLDDLMEQA; from the coding sequence ATGTCATCCTCTTCATTTCTCTCAACGCTAAAACATATTGCACAGTTCTTTCTACCCGATGCACGCGAGCAAGCAATGCTAATTTATGGCGAGCTACACGAACAGGCAAGAGATCCGTGGTTTTACGAGACGGCCAACGTACCCGATACACTCGATGGCCGCTTTGAGATGCTGATTCTCCACATTTTCTTATGGATTAACCGTATGAAGCAGGAAAATAACTATGTTCAGGCTTATGAGCCCGTGACCAAACAACTGCTAGAAGTGCTGTTTGACGATATGGATACGGTTCTGCGTGAACTCGGCGTGGGTGATACCGGTGTTTCACGCCGTATTAAGGCGATGGGGCAAGCGCTCTATGGCAGGGTGGAAGCCTATGAAGATGCTTTGGAGAGCAAGGAGGCCATCCACGAAGCCATCCAGAAGAATGTTTACGCCGGCAAGGGCGATGCGGATGATATTAACCTGCTGCAGCTTTATCTCGGCCATATCACCGATCACCTGAACCATTATGACGCTGCCAGACTTGCCGAAGGCAGCCTAGAACTCCCCAGTCTTGATGATTTGATGGAACAGGCCTAA
- the bamE gene encoding outer membrane protein assembly factor BamE, with the protein MARFWQIVLAGSMAVLLLSACDPKISERGKQQLVEAAEQITPDETTRAEVIELLGTPSAVGQFADKAWYYVAQRKEGVGFFAPEVVDSHVLRLTFSGDTVDDVRNYDQSDTRQVSFSDRATPTEGQEYGFIEQLIGNIGKFNKQGADSVQ; encoded by the coding sequence ATGGCTCGTTTTTGGCAGATAGTTTTAGCAGGGTCAATGGCCGTACTGTTATTGAGTGCGTGCGATCCGAAAATATCGGAGCGTGGCAAGCAGCAGCTGGTAGAGGCGGCTGAGCAAATTACACCGGATGAGACTACACGCGCAGAGGTGATAGAGCTTTTGGGCACGCCTTCAGCGGTTGGGCAGTTTGCTGATAAAGCGTGGTATTATGTCGCGCAGCGCAAAGAGGGCGTTGGTTTTTTTGCGCCTGAAGTGGTGGATAGCCATGTGCTTCGCCTCACTTTCTCCGGTGATACAGTGGATGATGTGCGCAACTATGATCAATCAGATACACGTCAGGTAAGCTTTTCAGATCGCGCAACACCGACAGAGGGTCAAGAATACGGCTTTATCGAGCAATTAATCGGTAATATCGGTAAATTTAACAAACAGGGTGCCGATTCGGTTCAGTAA
- a CDS encoding cytochrome b, whose translation MQRYNKIAIGFHWIVALIMIGLLALGLIMVDMPKPDKYVFYGWHKAFGIIVLGLVTLRLIWRIMRKPPELPQNTLKMHKIAAHVTHIVLYVLMFAMPLIGWTMSSAGGHPVSVFGLKIPAIVGKDKELGSLMHDLHEWGSWALIAVIMLHLGASLYHHFILKDGILLRMLPGKESS comes from the coding sequence ATGCAGCGCTATAATAAAATTGCCATTGGATTTCATTGGATTGTGGCGCTAATCATGATTGGCCTGTTGGCGCTCGGCCTGATCATGGTTGATATGCCCAAGCCTGATAAATATGTTTTTTACGGATGGCATAAGGCGTTTGGTATTATTGTGCTGGGATTGGTGACGTTGCGCCTGATATGGCGAATCATGAGAAAACCACCCGAATTGCCCCAAAATACTCTGAAAATGCACAAAATAGCCGCTCATGTCACTCATATCGTACTTTATGTGCTTATGTTTGCGATGCCGCTTATTGGTTGGACGATGTCTTCTGCGGGAGGACATCCGGTTTCTGTTTTTGGTTTGAAGATTCCGGCGATTGTTGGGAAAGATAAAGAACTGGGTTCATTGATGCATGATTTGCATGAATGGGGGAGCTGGGCACTGATCGCCGTGATTATGCTACATTTAGGCGCGTCGCTCTATCACCATTTCATTTTGAAAGATGGCATCTTGTTGCGGATGCTGCCCGGCAAAGAATCTTCGTAA
- a CDS encoding patatin-like phospholipase family protein, translated as MVAPLEQKPKITLRPDDWPVLTADLQNIEMVALEGAGVTGVVYTGALRALHEQGLLGKVKRFSGTSSGSIVALGAALGYRGAELESIALNQDFRSFCRTNGRWLRQMRQNFKRDGIFSGAEMRRWVSNLCARRIGQDALSFADLEEYRKQAEAGNRTFFEEKYKWAMEHKLHFRRHSLDRSQFTYDFECGTPKESIARMMEVAASFRSLEVAAAEVKEDERGNKSEHSALFNEKNTPNLTLASAVRASASYPFVFRNVQIEDDKGVVRSYTDGGFTQPIPMTSMDEEGIPNNRVLGFVSEYFPDKPQEVSHTPKVGWASKKLTSLIATAVGRKYIEKHGSEDRTSREVGLRLMDEATARFHERGKIRANNPHLMCRIIPLDRDGVDGKDFELTTSRKEQLIKSAYATTLNTIKP; from the coding sequence ATGGTTGCCCCTTTAGAACAAAAACCCAAAATTACCCTACGGCCTGATGACTGGCCCGTTCTGACGGCCGATTTACAGAATATTGAAATGGTGGCACTTGAAGGCGCGGGGGTGACGGGCGTTGTTTATACGGGTGCGTTGCGGGCTTTGCATGAGCAAGGCCTGTTGGGGAAGGTTAAGCGATTCTCGGGAACGTCCTCTGGTTCAATTGTGGCTCTAGGGGCCGCTCTTGGTTACCGGGGCGCTGAACTTGAGTCTATCGCACTAAATCAAGATTTTAGATCCTTTTGCCGTACCAATGGTCGCTGGCTAAGGCAAATGCGTCAAAATTTTAAACGTGACGGGATCTTCAGCGGGGCTGAAATGCGTCGGTGGGTTAGTAACCTTTGTGCAAGACGCATTGGCCAAGATGCGCTCTCATTCGCTGACTTAGAAGAATATCGCAAGCAAGCTGAAGCAGGAAATAGGACATTCTTTGAAGAAAAATACAAATGGGCGATGGAGCATAAATTACATTTCCGCCGTCATTCACTCGATCGCTCCCAGTTCACATATGATTTTGAATGTGGAACACCAAAAGAATCCATTGCTAGAATGATGGAAGTGGCCGCTAGTTTTCGATCTTTAGAAGTCGCAGCAGCAGAAGTAAAAGAAGACGAAAGAGGCAATAAAAGTGAACATTCGGCCCTTTTTAACGAGAAAAACACCCCAAATCTCACTTTAGCAAGTGCAGTTCGCGCATCTGCTTCTTATCCGTTTGTGTTCCGCAATGTTCAAATTGAAGATGATAAGGGGGTAGTGCGCAGTTATACTGATGGTGGCTTCACTCAACCGATTCCGATGACTTCAATGGATGAAGAGGGAATTCCGAATAACAGAGTGCTGGGGTTCGTAAGTGAGTATTTCCCAGATAAACCACAAGAAGTGAGCCATACTCCAAAGGTGGGGTGGGCCTCAAAGAAGTTGACGAGCCTCATTGCAACAGCGGTCGGAAGAAAATATATAGAGAAACATGGTAGTGAAGATAGAACCTCACGTGAGGTCGGTTTGAGGCTGATGGATGAGGCGACAGCACGTTTTCATGAGAGAGGAAAAATCCGCGCAAATAATCCCCATTTAATGTGTAGAATCATACCTTTAGACCGAGATGGCGTGGATGGGAAAGACTTTGAACTTACGACGTCACGTAAAGAACAGCTTATCAAATCGGCTTACGCAACGACGCTGAATACGATTAAACCATAA
- a CDS encoding dipeptide ABC transporter ATP-binding protein: MFVSVKNLSISFAKPEGGTAFAVKGVDFEIQEGETLALVGESGSGKSLTALSLMKLLPRSAQTKGQFVFQGEEVHTKTEREMQKIRGSRIAMIFQEPMTALNPLHTIGKQITEILERHQPLSKKSERLEQIHALLEEVGLGKLKSRLSAYPHQLSGGERQRVMIAMAIACEPELLLADEPTTAVDVTLQVQILRLLKKIQKERNLSILFITHDLKIVEQMADRVAVLKQGELIETSCVKTFFKKPKHEYSRLLLDSRPKGEPPAPAFEGNIVMSAKDVSVKFASKKNLWGKVTHWNIAANEISLEIKKGQSLGIVGESGSGKTTLAMALLHLQKASGKIVFMGEDISNFSASELQSLRSKLQIVFQDPFGSLNPRLSIGEIIGEGLRVHQPKLSRENRRVLSAKSLEGLGLSADMLDRYPHEFSGGQRQRIAIARAMILKPEIVVMDEPTSALDVTVQAQIVELLRDLQNKTGVSFLFISHDLQVVRAVCHEVIVMQAGKLVEQGSAKQIFENPKQEYTRNLVNASLGEAL; the protein is encoded by the coding sequence ATGTTTGTATCTGTAAAAAACCTATCCATTTCATTTGCTAAACCTGAGGGCGGCACTGCTTTTGCGGTGAAAGGGGTTGATTTTGAGATTCAAGAGGGCGAAACCCTCGCTTTGGTGGGAGAGTCTGGCTCAGGCAAGTCTCTTACGGCGCTTTCATTAATGAAGCTTTTGCCGAGATCAGCGCAAACAAAGGGTCAGTTTGTCTTCCAAGGTGAGGAGGTTCATACAAAAACAGAACGAGAGATGCAGAAAATACGAGGTTCACGTATTGCAATGATCTTTCAGGAGCCGATGACAGCGCTAAACCCGCTTCATACCATCGGTAAGCAAATCACAGAGATATTAGAGCGGCATCAACCCTTAAGTAAGAAGTCAGAGCGGTTAGAGCAAATTCACGCACTCTTAGAAGAGGTGGGGTTGGGTAAACTAAAATCACGTCTAAGTGCCTATCCACATCAATTATCGGGAGGAGAGCGTCAGCGTGTGATGATTGCAATGGCGATTGCGTGTGAACCGGAACTATTATTGGCCGATGAACCGACAACCGCCGTCGATGTGACACTTCAGGTCCAGATACTTAGGCTGCTGAAAAAGATACAAAAAGAGCGAAATCTATCGATATTATTTATTACGCATGATTTGAAAATTGTTGAGCAAATGGCTGATCGAGTTGCCGTATTAAAGCAAGGCGAATTAATTGAAACCTCGTGTGTGAAAACTTTCTTTAAAAAGCCCAAACATGAATATTCGCGTTTATTATTAGATTCTCGTCCCAAGGGAGAGCCTCCCGCTCCCGCTTTTGAAGGGAATATTGTGATGAGTGCAAAAGACGTTAGCGTTAAGTTTGCATCGAAGAAGAACCTATGGGGCAAAGTAACTCACTGGAATATAGCAGCAAATGAGATTTCGTTAGAAATTAAGAAGGGGCAGTCTTTGGGAATTGTCGGAGAGTCTGGTTCCGGTAAAACGACGCTTGCGATGGCTTTGCTTCATTTGCAAAAGGCATCCGGGAAGATTGTCTTTATGGGAGAAGATATTTCGAATTTTTCCGCATCTGAGCTTCAGAGCTTACGTTCAAAATTACAAATTGTTTTCCAAGACCCTTTTGGGAGTTTAAACCCGCGCTTATCGATTGGTGAAATTATCGGTGAGGGGTTAAGGGTTCATCAACCCAAGCTTTCTCGTGAAAACCGCCGAGTCTTGTCTGCTAAGTCATTGGAAGGGCTGGGGTTATCAGCTGATATGTTGGACCGGTATCCGCATGAGTTTTCTGGTGGGCAGCGGCAGCGCATCGCGATTGCCCGTGCGATGATTTTAAAGCCAGAAATCGTCGTTATGGATGAGCCGACATCAGCCCTAGATGTGACCGTACAGGCTCAAATTGTTGAATTACTTAGGGATTTGCAGAATAAAACAGGCGTGAGTTTTCTTTTCATCAGTCATGATTTGCAGGTAGTTCGCGCGGTTTGTCATGAAGTGATAGTGATGCAGGCCGGAAAACTAGTCGAGCAGGGTTCGGCAAAGCAAATATTTGAGAACCCGAAACAAGAATATACACGCAATTTGGTCAATGCTTCATTGGGGGAGGCTTTATGA
- the mnmE gene encoding tRNA uridine-5-carboxymethylaminomethyl(34) synthesis GTPase MnmE, with protein MSELDTIFARATASGRAGVSVLRISGKDALKACEHFGRTEPPTPRHAILHSFKVDEEFIDSGLMLFFQGPLSFTGEDIIEFQMHGGVAIMNRMMKELSALSSFRLAKPGEFSQRAFLNQKMDLTEAEGLVDIINAETERQRIQASRLTQGHAADFFEALRNRVLEPMALIEAYIDFPEEEIPEEVTRQIDESIVSLKEEITYQLSSGQSAERLREGFVVLLMGKPNSGKSSLLNAIVKREAAIVTDIPGTTRDLIEIGCEINGLPVTLIDTAGLRESEDAIEQQGVAKARLRAKEADIILYLRDAEDMQSEDVIVSEAPIYRIATKIDLAPCPVFESDYQISTRSLDGLDELMDAMSRDLENKLPASDCFALHQRHRQLLQDSLKALELFDESSALEIRAEHLREAATVLGDIIGSHSVEDLLDIIFSSFCIGK; from the coding sequence ATGAGTGAATTAGATACGATCTTTGCCAGAGCGACAGCATCTGGCCGTGCCGGAGTCTCGGTTCTTAGAATTTCAGGAAAGGATGCTCTAAAGGCATGCGAGCATTTTGGAAGAACGGAACCCCCTACGCCCCGACATGCGATCTTACATTCTTTCAAAGTGGATGAAGAATTTATAGATTCTGGATTAATGCTCTTCTTTCAAGGGCCACTCAGCTTCACGGGTGAAGATATCATTGAATTCCAGATGCATGGAGGTGTGGCAATCATGAACCGCATGATGAAGGAGCTTTCAGCCCTTTCCTCTTTTCGTTTAGCAAAGCCAGGAGAGTTTTCTCAACGGGCTTTTCTGAATCAGAAAATGGACCTTACAGAAGCGGAAGGGCTGGTAGATATTATCAATGCTGAGACGGAACGTCAGCGTATTCAGGCTTCTCGACTCACTCAAGGTCATGCAGCTGACTTCTTTGAAGCGCTCCGCAATAGAGTTCTAGAGCCAATGGCATTGATAGAGGCTTATATTGATTTCCCTGAGGAAGAGATCCCTGAGGAAGTGACGCGTCAGATTGATGAATCTATTGTGTCTTTGAAAGAAGAAATTACGTACCAACTTTCGTCCGGACAATCAGCAGAGCGTTTGAGGGAGGGGTTTGTTGTCCTATTGATGGGTAAGCCGAATAGTGGAAAGTCGAGTTTACTTAATGCAATTGTGAAGCGAGAAGCGGCAATAGTGACGGACATACCTGGAACAACCCGTGATTTGATAGAAATTGGATGTGAAATAAATGGATTGCCGGTTACATTAATAGATACGGCGGGCTTGAGAGAGTCGGAGGACGCGATTGAGCAGCAAGGCGTGGCCAAGGCGAGGCTTAGAGCCAAAGAGGCAGATATTATTCTCTATTTGAGAGATGCTGAGGATATGCAGAGTGAAGATGTGATTGTTTCCGAGGCTCCCATCTATCGAATTGCGACGAAAATTGACCTGGCGCCCTGCCCTGTATTTGAATCTGATTATCAAATTAGCACCCGATCACTTGATGGGCTTGATGAGCTGATGGATGCTATGAGTCGAGATTTGGAAAATAAGTTACCAGCATCTGACTGTTTTGCCCTTCACCAACGTCACCGACAATTACTCCAAGATTCGCTCAAGGCATTAGAGCTATTTGATGAATCCTCCGCTCTAGAAATTAGAGCGGAACATTTAAGAGAGGCTGCGACAGTGCTCGGTGACATTATTGGTTCTCATAGCGTTGAGGATCTTTTAGATATTATTTTTAGTTCATTCTGTATTGGGAAATAG